The Oreochromis niloticus isolate F11D_XX linkage group LG18, O_niloticus_UMD_NMBU, whole genome shotgun sequence DNA window ACGTCAGCTGAGCACAACGCAAACATCCTGCTGGGCGCAAGCAGACATGATGTAATGTGAGGTCAAACTGAAGCTCAGGGTTTAGAACAATCCGTCACTGTCTTTTATCGATGAGCCTAAAAACTCCAGGGGGGTGAGAGGACTAAGGAGAGGGCTGTGCTCAGAGAGAGAggctatgtatgtgtgtgtgtgcatgtcgtGTTTGTTAGTTACACAGTGTGTCAAACCGAGAGCGTCAGGAATCATTAAATATCCATTCAGCACTGACTCCACTGTTGACGCCACAGTATCCTTGGAAACTGGCTCAACAAACATTCATAACATCCGAATTTctctcccgagcaggtttattATGACTGTTGCCATGGCAACCAAGCTGATGATCCCTCACTGAGccctagacacacacacacacacagtcaggtTCCATCATCTTAATGGCGTGCAGGAGCGTGATCGGGAATTAACAAGGAGGCCAAACTGCAGTCCCATGAGCCCAAATATTTACAGGAACTAAGGAACCAGAGGAACCTAACTGGGAACTAAGAGGTCCCAGCTGCTGAATCTAAAGGACATCAGAGAGATTAATCATATGATAGATTTAAAAAGGACTGCATTTTAGAGACCCACAGGGAAACAGCAACATGGTCGTGGTGCTTCCCTTGGCATCTGAATGATCTCAGGTACAAAAGTTAAATCTAAGGCTTTTAGAGACTTTAAATTTTGATTATTtgagattttaaatcaaataatcAGGTTGTGACTGGAATGTAGACTTTCAGCTTCAACTTAAAAGGTTTAACAAAAGTACTGTTTAAGAATTGCATTCATTTTCATACACAGTCTCACATTTTCAAAAGTTCTAATTTTGAAATCCTTCAACATACTGTTGTTTTTCTGCAGGCTGATTGGCTGGTAaccccatcatcatcatcttcaggGTTTCCCACAAAAACCTTAggtggtttttgtgttttaagatTTCTTTTAAGTGTGTGTCCAGTTAGATAAAGTATTTTATCAGCCTTTTACACAGGTAAAACCTGCCTGAAAAGGTTAGTCAAACTATCAAGCGCAGCATTAAAGATGTAGTCACACTGAGTGATAAAAGTGTGTAAACAGCATACTGGAAATACATTTAAGGGCCTTTTACTGGTAATTGTATATTTAAGACATTTTTAGACTCACAGACACCCTGATAAATTCAAAGGAGCCATGACTGTgaaaaagtaaactgaaaacTCCGCGCGTCTGTCTCCAAAGTACACAAACAGCTGAGGGACGCAATGAAGCAATAAGCTAATTAACAGATGCTTCTCTCCTGCCCTGACACTCTTTTTTCACACTCTTTGACATCAAACTGTTAGGTCGTTCAATGAAGGTTTGTAACCCTTACTTTCTTCACACCTGAAACCCCAGAAGGGCTGACTGTGAATGGGTAAATGTGACCTGTAGTGTAGGAACTGAGTGCTTCATAAGAACAGAAAATCTCATTCTATCCATTTACTAAATTCCTAAAATTGTTCTTCCAAATCATGAAAAAGTTCCAGCCTGTAATCTACATTTATGTTCATCTTGAGAATTGTCCAACCATTAATCTGATGATCTGATCATCAGAATGGCGTACAATCCacctctgcttctaaacaagaACACAAAAGCCAACAAGCTTATTTTTGGGGCATAAACAGTCCAGCAGCTGATATTCTCACTGACCATTTTAACAAACCTGTAGCTGCAGGGTGACCTTGCCAGCATCGGTGTTGGTGTGTCCATGAGGAAGGAGTCCATTGTGCTCCGGCTGTTGCTGTGGCCCTCCGCTGTACGGCTGCTCTCCTGTTCTCTGAAGCATGTCCTTCACCACCTTCACTTTCAGACGACTGCGCAGAGTGATTGCTGCGTTGCCTGAAAGTCCCCCAAAAATTGCCCATCAGATAAAAAGTTTCCAATGAAACTATTATTATCCAGTAAGAGCTGCAGTTTACCTTCAAACACTTTGGCTACTTCAGTCTTGTATGATTCAAACTTGAACGGCGTCAGAAAGCCCAGAGAGCCAAGGTGGAATGCCATGACTGGAGGGACACTTCCCTGCGGAAAAGAGAAGGCACGCCATCATGTAAAAAGATCTTCTCCTTAATTAAAACCAACTCAGAACAATAGAAATGATCCAACCTATACTTTGAAAAGCTCAtcaacaggaaaactgtaattAAATATTCAAGTCAAATATTCAAagcatttctttttatattttaaacaaacattcatTCAGAAGAGAAGGAATCTGAAGGATTTGTTATGGTTATAATGCAATTACAATGCAAAATGAACATCTGTTATAATATTACACACACGGCAACTTCTAAAACAGTGTGTCTTTGATGTGATTCATTTTGCTATTCTGAGTCTGTAACATGAAGGAGCAACAGTCATAAATTACTCACCAGGGTTAAAAACTCTACATTAAAATAGAAACAGTGGAAAATGTAAAActcgctttctttttttcttttgtgtcacCGCTACAAAGGTCTTGGCTAACGTCAATAAGGttttctgacatttaaaaaataaaaaaaaataaaaatcacgaTACCTGGAAGAGCGAAGAGGCGTAAAGCAAAGTCCCGTCGCCACCCAGACAGATGATGAGATCGATGCAGTCGGATATATCATCGTAACCTGACATCACACAAAGTAAgtgcttaaaaaaaatacaacaatgtTACTTCAAGCATGAGCCATTAAAAGATTTCCCCCTCATCAGACACTGCCAACATCTTTCATCATATTCACTCAATACTCAGGATCCCTTAGAACATTTTGTTCTATgaatataaatgtttaaaaaaaaagtttcactttTTGCACTACTTTATAACAGTCACAACACAGATTGTCAGAATATTTCATTAATGGCAGTTTAAGTGTTTTTtatagaaaaacattaaaaaatgctGCATGGGAGCATCCAATAACATGAATGACAAGGAAACAGCCACCATATGTAGTGAGgtactggcgccaccgggcccccTGACccccaccagtaggcaacaggtgaagtgtcttgcccaaggacacaacgaccgagactgttggagacggggctcgaaccggcaaccgtcagattacaagacgaactgccaactcttgagccatgatcgcccCAAAAAGATGCAAAGCACATATaaacagaaaaacccaacaCTGATAACACTACTTTGACTGTAGCTAATGTAGTTAATGGaaacaataatttaataaaCCCAAGAAAAAACAGATCAGGAAAGAAAATTTAGCAAAGACATATTGTGCTCTTTATCTTGGTTGGAAGGAtgactttataaataaagatcattTAGTTATActataaaaagaagaagaaatgcaatAGAAATAACACACTGTTAtacgtgttttttgtttttttaacacatctccggtaccctttttttttttttttaaacagaaacacaggaaataatgaaaaatgaatgtaaataattttaaatatgtcaGGCACATTAGTTTATGTATCACAGATCGCCTAGACTTATTTTCGTAATCATTCTGAAAGTAAAATTGTAAGTTCAGCAAGTTCTTTGCATTGCTGATGTGGTAATCTTAAGAGTACAAAGAGAATAGCGCTTAGGTTAATATAATCAGTAATTTAACACTtcatctttggcatttttacacttttactgaAGAATAATTCAGTAAACATCAAAAGATTGCACCTTTTactaaacacaaatatctgGTCTTCTAATGGTCAATTTTTGTGATGCTTTGGGTCTCACCCTCTCTGAAGGTGCAGAGCTGATTACGGATGGAGCCGAACGCCTCGTCCTTCGACAGCGTGGCGTCATCTGCAACCCTACGCTCCACATACACCATCATCTGCTTCTCCTAACACAAAAATGCACAACAAcagccaaaacacacacagacatctcTTAAGTGTAAGCCTTTCAAAATAACGTTAAACATGTGCCAAACACATGTAGCTAGCTTAGTGATAGCATCTGTATGGAATGCAAATATGTGGATTCACTGTCCAACACCGACCGTCTGGTTTCACAAAGTAcagcttgttttttaaaaaaaaaaaacatctggtcACAAGGTGTTGTAACTGCTTGAAACCAGACTATAACTTACATGTCTGGACTCTTTCCTGCATTCTTCTTTATGATTATTTGTTGCTCTTAAGGTCTACAAGTGTGTCAGTGTACACTCGGCTCTTTGCCATGTTTCTCAATAGGTACATGGGTGAAGTTTACAACCCATCAACAGACAAAACTGAAGTGAAATCACTTTTAAAGAGACGGCTCAGCCCAAACTCTACTTTCGTTCTGGCctattttttgttattaatttaTGTATGTTGCCCAATTTTGGAGATacttgttgttaaaaaaaaagtctgtcttctctgaaagaaaaacaaacaaacacagtctgttgTCTTGgtaaaacacagacacatggTAGTGTCCACTGGATATAAAAGATAATTTAATCAGACCAGGCCACCTTCTTTCATTGCTTCACGGTCCAGCTGATGGTCAGCGTGGGCACTCAGAGCAGTCTGTGCTGCTCTGTGTGATCCGTCAGTATTAATTTGTTCTTTAGCAGTTCTTATGTAGGGCTGGACCATGCTGGCAAGCTTTCCCTGACCACAAACATCAGTAAGCTTTGGGTGCCTTTGTCCTTTGTCCACCGGGTCACCTGCAGACCCTTAACTCAAACTGCCACAAAACACCTGTCATTTTGGGGATGCTCTAACCCAGCAACCTAGCATCGAAGCTTTTATCTCACTGACACATGAACTTTGAAAACTGTCTGATCACTGCCTGACTAACATACTCTTAACAGCAGACACGGTAATAACATAATCAGTGTCAGTAGTTTTATTGTTGTGGAAAATGGGAGTGCAGTACATTATCGACTGTACGACACTATAAACGCTGGGTCCTGTACCTCTACTAGAAACCTGCAGAGCTCTTTGAAAGGTTCAGCCAGGCTCTCATCTCTGATTTTCCTGATGACGAGCACATTCACTGGAGGTTTGTTCCAGGTGAGCCTCTGACTGGCCGGGTCTTGGATGTGCCTGGGACACGGACACAGAGATAGAGACACGAGTGAATAAACAAACACCTAAAACTACAAACGCTGTCTCTCCGGGACAGgttataaaacacacacaaaaaagaagaaatgatcacataaaatatatttaaatgactTTAATGTAACCTTACCACATTGTACTGATAGTTTAGGTCAGTCTGCTTTTGATCCTGACAGACATCAAATGAAGTAAATCCGACTGATACCATGTCttctcaattaaaaaaaaacatgattcaATATTCTGTAGGAGCCGAGTCATTCATTAACCGTGATGACACCTTGAGGTCATGTCTGTACAGGTTGGGGTCAAATTCCAAACACAAGAATATATAAAATGCTCTTTTCCTTGTGCCTTTACCTTTTATCTCCCTTCTTCCTTGTGTGGCGGATAACAGGCATTGTGCAGGTAAATCTGTCTGTATGCGTGTTCACAAATCAAGGCCAAAGAAACTCTTTACGATCAGGTGACGATCACTATCTGTAGCCCACTTTGTAAGCCTTCCCATCTCAGGTAATATCCAATCACAGCCTTCTAAATTTATCTTATCTCATTCAATTACACAAACTCACTGTGTCAATGTCCTAACAAACACAAAGTCCGACTCATTCAGCACCCTCATGCTTACATGACTGAAGTTGGGTTGGGAAGAATGCAGGCTTTGGGTCCGAAGTGAGTGGCTGGATACGGTCCATGTAGAAAGTGGGCTCTTCTGTGAGAAGGAAAGACAGTGGAGTCACGAGAACATCACCTCAAGTCCCAAGCAGCAGAGCTGTGCCAGTGGCACGAAGGACCAGCTGGCAACCTGCAGTGCAAACCTCTTAGGAGAACTTTCCGCTGCGTCGCTTGCTGAACTGCAGGGCTCCAAGTGCTCGTGTTGGCCTGGCAACCTCCGGCACTCGATCTCCCACAGCAGCTGTTCACGATCGCCCCCCCGTCGCTGTGACCTCTTCCCATCCCGTCGTTTCCTTGGTGACTTGGACGAGTGCTCCTTGTGCTTAGAGGCCCTGGGTGACTCTGACATTTGACCGAGCGGGGCGGAGGGTCGCAACATGGCTCTGTCCGGCACCGCCAGGGGCCTCGATGGAGGACTGGTCTCTGAATTTTCCATCCTGCAATCAAGTAACACATAAATACTGGGTTTGGATGATTTCTTATAAAATCAGTCAAACTTGTGTAAAGTTCACATCTGACAACACAGGAATCAGGTGACTGGTTTTGGTACAATAAGCCATTCAAAGTTTTACCCTCATGCTATGAAAATCTTCCAAGTCACAGGATCTTGGAGcacattttaaattacattattttttctGGCATTTTTGAGTCCTCATATTATATCATTAGAAATGTCTAATTTCTACCAACATTTCAATACATGCTCATCTTCTAGTCATGATCTCCTCTAAGTTTAAATACTTTTCCAATATAGTAATTGTCTACCCAATCCCTGTGCACTTCAATTGTAATTCTTAAGCTTTTCATAGCATGAAGGTAAAATTATGCACAGCTTTGTTAAATCTATTAAAGGTTTATATACAAAAAAGATTTGACTGAGGCACTCAGGAGGTAGGCACTCATTGATTTGAGGCACTTATTACTCATTACTGAAATACTTaagagcccccccccccacccacccaaaaaaaagaaacaatgacAATACCTGACTATTTGAAATATAAATCACCCAATACTTTGTTACATTATTTATTTCTTGGTTCCAGCTTTTCAAAGAGGAGGATCTGctgctttttatgttttataaaaTTATACATTTCATGTCCCAGGATTCTGACATGTTGAATAGACCACAGGAAGCTTTGCCTATACCACactattttttctttcagctgctccctttagaggtcaccacagcagataatcagcctccatctcacccagtccctagcatcctcctctgtcacatcaGCCCTTTGTATGTCTTCCTTCTCTGTCCTCAGAATCatctctgaggtcttcctctgtTCAGCTCCACATTCAACATCATTTGgccagtatatccactatcactcttctgcacatgtccaaaccatctcagcctcacCTCTTTGTCTCTAAACCACTTAACCTAAGccgtccctctgatgtactctttttttaatcctgtccatcctggtcactcccaatgaaaatccTCACAccttcagctctgcctcctgtctttttgttagtGCCATCCTCTATCCTATACAGCATCGCCTATACCAGACAGACATTTAAaggcaaaataataataataatgataaattaTAAAAACTCAAGAGTCCCACAATgtaagtgtttttaaatgtgcctgATAAAGTAAAccagtatatgtatgtatttagtGAGCAGCTAATCCTTCAACTTGAGAGGTTGAAACCTCTAAATGATCTTAACAAatcacaaataaaacatttttacttGACTGATAAATCGTCTCTGCTCAACTGCAGGTTAATGAGAAAGATAATGACTGTTCATTTCACTCATATGAACTTCTCCATCCTAACGTGTGATATATACGACAAGAAAAGTACTCCAAACATAGCTGTACAACTTTCTGTTTCGCCCTTATTTTCCAGCAGTGGCCTTGGGCCCAGTTCGGCTGAGATAACCGTCCGTTTATAACACACTGCGCTCGTAGAAATTAAActagcagacacacacatagacacacacatagacacacacacagacacacaaacacctcagtACCTGCCGTGACTAACGGCTTTGGAGCCGTTGATCTGTTGACAGCTACCGTTACCTAGCAATGGCTAACCGGCTAACGGGTCCGACCGGCAGTGAAACTGAACAAAGTGAAGCCTTACTGTGTCAAGAACACACGAACGCGCTCATGCCGTTACTAATTCACCACGGTTCGGGAATATTTAAACGGTACCGAGGGTGTATTTTAAAAACGGAAGCGCTGCAGTCAAAGAGTACAAACTAGCACGTTACAGAACGGCGCGTTACCGGGGACGTGACGTCACCGTTTGTCAGACAGCGCTACAATCCCTGCTCTCTGCGCGTGCTGAAGGCATAGCGCCACGCCTGCCTCTGCTGGTCAAAGACAGTACTACACCTTCATAATGCACACTAAAAATACACTACTTTATTAGCTACATTTTGATAGTACAAGGTTGGATCCCCTTTTTTCGTTCAGAGCTGCCTGAAGTCTTCGACGTCTCAAAATATTCATtacagattttggtccatgtcgacatgacagcatcacacagctccTGCAGATCTGATGActtcacatccatgatgtgaatttcCTCTTCCACCAAATCCCCACGTGCTCCAGTGGAGACTATGGAAGACATTTAAATACAGTGATCATCACAGGTTTAAGAAACCAGTCTGTGATCCCACATGGGATAAGTGTGAGTTTGCCTCACATTTCATCCACAGCTACCTTCTGTTGGCTCTCACGGGAATTTTTCTTGGGTATCTGTTGATGTGTCTTCCTGCTCACGCAAAAATAACTTATTTAGTTTTCTTGGTGTTTACACCAACTAACAAACCAACAATCTCTGTATCATCAGATGAGCCAGGCCAGCATTCATTAGTATGAgtaaataaaactaaagatTTAACGTTCCCCTGTGGGGCTCCAGTGTCGGTGGTAATGGTGGGCGATACTTATCTTATTTATCACTCTATGATCTATCATTGAAAAAGGACTCAACCCTTATGATGGCTGCGCTGTTCACCTTTTTCTGTGACCACCTTTGCATTGTGAAATGCAGATGGAAAGTCCATTAACAGAGCACAtacatatgtttttgttttggttcagATGATAGTGTATTACATGCACTATGTACTCTTCCTTCTTGTGGGTCCAGTTTTTTCTTGCATGTCATTGAGAACACCATTCTCTCATAATAATCATTTGAAACCCGTGGTTGTGACGTTTTTGAAGCAGGAACTATTGATGATGGCTTCCAGGCTCTGGGAACACACTTCTTCCCTCCACCCTAACAGTTAATCCATCAGGTCTGGCTGCTTTTCTAATATTGATCTTTCTAAAACTTTGAGTGCTGCAATCACTTGCTGGTCAGGGTTAAGCCGTTCCCTAATTCAGATGCGTTGAAGTGTGATCCTTCAAACCTCCCATAGAATTTATTCAATTCTTTCATCCCCACAAAACCTTTAAGTCACTTTCCCCTCTCTTGCCCTATCACTGTGTACACTCCCTGCTCCATCTGTGTTAAGTTATCTTTCACTCTATGTTCTGTCTAGACACCTCATCATCACCCAATGATGACgaggtgtttgtttgttggtaCAAATCCTCAGAGTAGCATACAGAGCACTGCAGTGGCCCACTGCACTCATGGCTGGCTCATTTTTACATCATGACTCAGAGGTTGCAAGCTTCCACCTTCAAGCCAAAATGATTAATCTATTTATTAGTTAGCCTGCTGGCGTCCACCTGCTGGTAGGCTGTTCTTTCCATCTTCCCACCACCTGTTTCCCACCACCACATGCACAGGTGCTGAGTTTTTCACACCTCTCAGGTCCTGCATATTGCCATGCTGCTTGTCCTGACTCTGTGCTGCACTGCGTGCTCGCCATCCTCTTGCGATTAGCTGCTACATACAGATATCTGTGAATTATCATCCTTTGAAACCCCAAACTACAGAATAAATTTACACTCAGTCCAGGAGGAATTTTGTTAACCAAGCTCTGTGTATATTTCTCAACACTTGGACCCCCTCCCTGGTTTTTCTGGCTGTCCCCCTCCTGCTACCCGCGGGAATACCCTCATACCTGGATCTGAACGGGGTCTGGCTGCGTTTCCTCAACAGCCTTCTGATTGCGTCTGCCCAGCCTTGCCTTGGCTGCAGTTCCTCCTGACAGCTTCTGTGGTTGGAGATTTAATTTTAGCCTGGCTGCCGAGGACAAAACATGACTGCACAAAGCATTTTACTAGAGAACCTACATTATAagaagtaaaagaaaacattttatttattaggaTAATGTGGATTTCCCTGTAACAAACTAAAGAGAGGTACTATCTGTTGGCTTAAAACTTTGATCACAGTAGCTCAGCTGAATTGATTATCATATCCCAGATCTCCAGAGGACAGATCTTGATGATTTTGGTAACTCCCTGACTTTTATATAGCACCAGTTTGAACTCAAAACCATTGTTGACACTATGCAGGTACAACACCAACAATTATAAAAAGGTAAACATTCTTTAAGATCATCTTTAAGATGTAGTAGTGTAGAAATAATTTAGACAAGCTGCACATTTTTCAGCAGGGTTGAGGTCCAAAAATAGCTACTGGACACGTATGTCACTCCTGGTGTTCTAAAGCGGTGACAGGTTTATTTTAGCACTGATAACTGGAAATAACCGTTTTCTGTATGACTCTATCAGTCTGTCACATCATAGTGGAAGAATTCTGGCCCACTCCTCTTTACAAAGTTGCTTCACTTCATTAAGAATCACAGGCagtcatttatgcacagctccgTTAAGATCTCTCCACAACATTTCAATCAGATTGAGGTTTAGACTTTGACTGGACCACTTACATTTTTCAGCAGTTCTGCTGTAGATTTGTCGCTGTTTCGTTGTCCTGTCCCAGTTTGACCcgagctttagctgtcagacagatgacCTCACATTTGACTTTAGAATACAGAGGATTTCATGGTCGACTCAATGACTGTGGCTGTAAAACAAGGCGTACTCATCactcctccaccaccgtgcttgacagttggtatgaggggtttgtgctgatgtgctgtatttagtttttggcaagcatctccactttggtctcatctgccCAAATGAAATTTGTTCAGATGAAgccatgctgccatgttctttttagacagaagaggctttctccagGCAGCCCTTTCTAACAAGCCATACTTTTTCAGTCCTTTTCTAAAtatactgtcatgaactttaatatttaacatgtgaactgaagcctgtAGAGTCTAACATATAGCTCTTAGGTgatttgcagtttctctgaacaTTGCACaatctgaccttggggtgaatttgctgagaTGTCCACATATGAATGACGGACTTGTCTGGCCTTATAACCCTTCCACAGCAGCAACAATGTCTTTTTTCCTTGGCACTGAGCTAACACACTGACCTGCTTTTACAGAAGAGCTCAGAGTTACTgctgatcagttaatcaagtgatGGACGTGATCTGATTATCAGCACCTTACTGTTATGTGTAAGGATGTACAGGACCGTAAATGTTGGTGAGCTCTATACTTAAAGGCAGTCTAGAAAAAAGACATGACGGATTTTGACACTACAGAACTTTACTTGAATTTGATCCAAGTTCATTGTCTATACAGGGTTTTATTTACAAGATCTGAAATCAGGAAagggcaaaaacagaaaaaaaaacaaacactagaTACAACTGAGGTATTAGCTAAAAGCATTTACAGGTATGTAATCTTTCTAGTAAATATCTATGATGATAAACAGAGATGCAGTGTCTTCTGCttaaaaaacatcttttttatatatatatcacaaCATGAGGTAGGAGAACAGTGTCTCAATTCATGCAAGAACA harbors:
- the nadkb gene encoding NAD kinase b isoform X1, whose translation is MENSETSPPSRPLAVPDRAMLRPSAPLGQMSESPRASKHKEHSSKSPRKRRDGKRSQRRGGDREQLLWEIECRRLPGQHEHLEPCSSASDAAESSPKRRAHFLHGPYPATHFGPKACILPNPTSVMHIQDPASQRLTWNKPPVNVLVIRKIRDESLAEPFKELCRFLVEEKQMMVYVERRVADDATLSKDEAFGSIRNQLCTFREGYDDISDCIDLIICLGGDGTLLYASSLFQGSVPPVMAFHLGSLGFLTPFKFESYKTEVAKVFEGNAAITLRSRLKVKVVKDMLQRTGEQPYSGGPQQQPEHNGLLPHGHTNTDAGKVTLQLQVLNEVVVDRGPSSYLSNVDLYLDGRLITSVQGDGLIVSTPTGSTAYAAAAGASMIHPNVPAIMVTPICPHSLSFRPIVVPAGVELMITLSPDARNTAWVSFDGRKRQEIQHGDCIKITTSCYPVPSICCHDLVYDWFESLAQCLHWNVRKRQARLADTSDSSDTEN
- the nadkb gene encoding NAD kinase b isoform X3, whose product is MWHIQDPASQRLTWNKPPVNVLVIRKIRDESLAEPFKELCRFLVEEKQMMVYVERRVADDATLSKDEAFGSIRNQLCTFREGYDDISDCIDLIICLGGDGTLLYASSLFQGSVPPVMAFHLGSLGFLTPFKFESYKTEVAKVFEGNAAITLRSRLKVKVVKDMLQRTGEQPYSGGPQQQPEHNGLLPHGHTNTDAGKVTLQLQVLNEVVVDRGPSSYLSNVDLYLDGRLITSVQGDGLIVSTPTGSTAYAAAAGASMIHPNVPAIMVTPICPHSLSFRPIVVPAGVELMITLSPDARNTAWVSFDGRKRQEIQHGDCIKITTSCYPVPSICCHDLVYDWFESLAQCLHWNVRKRQARLADTSDSSDTEN
- the nadkb gene encoding NAD kinase b isoform X2 — protein: MPVIRHTRKKGDKRHIQDPASQRLTWNKPPVNVLVIRKIRDESLAEPFKELCRFLVEEKQMMVYVERRVADDATLSKDEAFGSIRNQLCTFREGYDDISDCIDLIICLGGDGTLLYASSLFQGSVPPVMAFHLGSLGFLTPFKFESYKTEVAKVFEGNAAITLRSRLKVKVVKDMLQRTGEQPYSGGPQQQPEHNGLLPHGHTNTDAGKVTLQLQVLNEVVVDRGPSSYLSNVDLYLDGRLITSVQGDGLIVSTPTGSTAYAAAAGASMIHPNVPAIMVTPICPHSLSFRPIVVPAGVELMITLSPDARNTAWVSFDGRKRQEIQHGDCIKITTSCYPVPSICCHDLVYDWFESLAQCLHWNVRKRQARLADTSDSSDTEN